Proteins co-encoded in one Medicago truncatula cultivar Jemalong A17 chromosome 8, MtrunA17r5.0-ANR, whole genome shotgun sequence genomic window:
- the LOC11446487 gene encoding amino acid transporter AVT6A, with protein sequence MGIQNNPTGTNEIVGEQYCPLLQTKTDEKIEVEIEHGDDGSNSNKNNESAASFSGSVFNLSTTIIGAGIMALPAAMKVLGLTIGIASIIFLALLSHTSLDILMRFSRVAKAQSYGDVMGYAFGSLGRLLFQISVLFNNFGILVVYIIIIGDVLSGTTSSGSHHFGVLKGWFGEHWSTGRTFVLLITTLVVFAPLGFFKRIDSLKYTSGLAVALAIVFLVITAGITFVKLFNGSIDSPRLLPNITDMTSIWNLFTAVPVLVTAFVCHYNVHTIDNELGDSSPMQPVISASLVLCSSIYILTALFGFLLFGESTLDDVLANFDTDLGIPYSNILNDVVRISYALHLMLVFPVIFFSLRFNLDDLVFPSASSLELDNWRFSSITTRLIFLLYVAANFVPSIWDVFQFTGATATVCLGFIFPAAIALRDPQSIATKKDKILSIVMIILAVFSNIVAIYSDADALFRKHQSKSN encoded by the exons ATGGGGATACAAAACAATCCAACAGGAACAAACGAAATTGTTGGAGAACAATATTGTCCATTGCTACAAACTAAAACAGATGAGAAAATTGAAGTTGAAATTGAACATGGTGATGATGGATCCAATAGTAACAAGAATAATGAATCAGCAGCATCATTTTCTGGTTCTGTGTTCAATCTATCAACAACTATTATTGGTGCTGGAATCATGGCTTTACCTGCAGCCATGAAAGTTTTGGGACTAACCATTGGTATTGCTTCAATCATATTCCTTGCTTTGCTTAGTCATACCTCTTTGGATATTCTCATGAGGTTTAGTAGAGTTGCTAAGGCTCAATCTTATGGTGATGTCATGGGATATGCTTTTGGAAGTCTTGGTAGATTGCTTTTTCAGATTTCTGTTCTTTTTAACAACTTTGGTATTCTTGTTGTTTACATCATCATCATTG GTGATGTACTGTCTGGAACAACTTCATCTGGAAGTCATCACTTCGGTGTACTTAAAGGATGGTTTGGCGAACACTGGTCGACTGGGCGTACTTTTGTTCTTCTTATTACAACCCTTGTGGTATTTGCTCCATTAGGATTCTTTAAGAGGATAG ATTCATTAAAATATACTTCTGGTTTAGCAGTGGCTCTGGCAATTGTTTTTCTTGTCATAACTGCAGGAATCACATTTGTGAAATTGTTTAATGGAAGTATAGACAGTCCTAGGTTGCTTCCTAATATTACTGATATGACATCTATTTGGAATCTCTTTACAGCAGTTCCAGTTCTTGTGACAGCATTTGTTTGTCATTATAATG TGCATACAATAGACAATGAACTTGGAGACTCTTCACCAATGCAACCAGTTATAAGTGCATCACTGGTTCTATGTTCTAGTATATACATTCTTACAGCTCTATTTGGGTTCCTACTATTTGGCGAGTCAACTCTTGATGATGTGCTAGCCAACTTTGATACTGATCTTGGCATCCCTTATAGCAATATTCTCAATGACGTCGTTCGTATCAGCTACGCCCTCCATCTCATGCTTGTTTTCCCGGTTATCTTCTTTTCGCTTCGCTTCAATTTGGATGATCTTGTGTTTCCCTCGGCCAGCTCTTTGGAATTAGATAATTGGAGGTTTTCCTCGATCACCACTAGACTCATATTTTTGCTCTATGTGGCTGCAAATTTTGTACCTAGCATTTGGGATGTTTTTCAATTCACTGGTGCAACTGCCACTGTTTGTCTTGGTTTTATCTTCCCTGCTGCAATTGCTCTAAG GGATCCACAAAGCATTGCAACTAAGAAGGACAAGATTTTATCCATTGTCATGATTATTCTTGCTGTCTTCTCAAACATTGTGGCTATATACAGTGATGCTGATGCTTTGTTCAGAAAACACCAAAGTAAATCAAACTGA
- the LOC120577391 gene encoding amino acid transporter AVT6A gives MGIHNNPKGTKEIVIDECPLLKDEKIEVEIEHGDDGSNSNKNNESAASFAGSVFNLSTTIIGAGIMALPAAMKVLGLTIGIASIIFLALLTHTSLDILMRFSRVAKAQSYGDVMGYAFGSLGRLLFQISVLFNNFGILVVYIIIIGDVLSGTTSSEVITSVYLKDGLANTGRLGVLLFFLLQPLWYLLH, from the exons ATGGGAATACACAACAATCCTAAAGGAACAAAAGAAATTGTTATAGATGAATGTCCATTGCTAAAAGATGAGAAAATTGAAGTTGAAATTGAACATGGTGATGATGGATCTAATAGTAACAAGAATAATGAATCAGCAGCATCATTTGCTGGTTCTGTGTTCAATCTATCAACAACTATTATTGGTGCTGGAATCATGGCTTTACCTGCAGCCATGAAAGTTTTGGGACTAACAATTGGTATTGCTTCAATCATATTCCTTGCTTTGCTTACTCATACCTCTTTGGATATTCTCATGAGGTTTAGTAGAGTTGCTAAGGCTCAATCTTATGGTGATGTCATGGGATATGCTTTTGGAAGTCTTGGTAGATTGCTTTTTCAGATTTCTGTTCTTTTTAACAACTTTGGTATTCTTGTTGTTTACATCATCATCATTG GTGATGTACTGTCTGGAACAACTTCATCGGAAGTCATCACTTCGGTGTACTTGAAGGATGGTTTGGCGAACACTGGTCGACTGGGCGTACTTTTGTTCTTCTTATTACAACCCTTGTGGTATTTGCTCCATTAG
- the LOC120577390 gene encoding uncharacterized protein has translation MNLNEVKRHKKSESHDAAIVQCSSSSSNRNRFSELSQDVMLAILCLVPLNCLLNSARYVSKHWSTAIPSCLQLKPPGLYVENIKSGRDSHFLDHVNGQKFHFGMPSKLGTLLDTCHGILLLHKGNRLTFAVNPILKSCFKIPIYPTHSKRTIHFRSTIARVPNTAQFKLFLIDVLNVEGVDWYVFYVLRIGVDHTWKEIATRKQVILEYNFLWKPVYNGENHIYWITNDGVTVMDVDREILIGEYPLPSTPVNSSLWGVVLWMGDRLSWILTVEGISSTITLTYQIYTLDFDLGKWNLYHEMGPFDYEAACGHKLDFDNIKTLCAIFHFWFNDQIFFTTLIYSTKNRNGFSGFKRVNFCYNVKTRELTKIDGIAVGNYDVWLHTNTLVSLPSAPT, from the coding sequence ATGAATTTGAATGAAGTTAAAAGGCACAAGAAGTCTGAATCACATGATGCTGCAATTGTGCAATGCTCAAGTAGTTCAAGTAATCGTAATCGGTTTTCAGAGCTCTCTCAAGACGTGATGCTTGCTATCCTTTGTTTAGTTCCTCTTAACTGTTTACTTAACTCTGCAAGGTACGTCTCCAAACATTGGTCTACTGCTATTCCATCCTGCCTTCAACTTAAACCACCCGGTCTCTACGTTGAAAATATCAAGTCAGGTAGAGACTCTCATTTCCTAGATCATGTCAATGGACAAAAGTTTCATTTCGGAATGCCTTCAAAATTGGGTACTTTATTGGATACATGCCATGGCATATTACTGCTTCATAAAGGGAATAGACTAACTTTTGCAGTAAACCCTATCCTTAAGTCCTGCTTTAAAATTCCAATTTATCCCACTCATTCGAAAAGAACGATTCATTTTCGATCTACTATAGCACGTGTTCCCAACACTGCCCAATTCAAGTTGTTCTTAATAGATGTTCTAAATGTTGAGGGGGTTGATTGGTATGTTTTTTACGTCCTAAGAATTGGAGTTGATCACACATGGAAAGAGATAGCAACTAGAAAACAAGTTATccttgaatataattttttatggaaaCCTGTTTATAATGGAGAAAATCATATCTATTGGATAACAAATGATGGAGTTACTGTCATGGATGTTGACAGGGAAATTCTTATAGGAGAGTATCCACTCCCCTCTACACCAGTAAATTCTTCTCTGTGGGGGGTTGTTTTATGGATGGGAGATCGTCTTTCTTGGATTCTTACCGTTGAAGGTATTAGTAGCactataacattaacatatcaaaTCTATACTTTGGATTTTGATTTAGGAAAATGGAATCTTTATCATGAGATGGGACCTTTTGATTACGAGGCTGCTTGCGGCCACAAACTGGATTTTGACAATATTAAAACGCTGTGCGCGATATTTCATTTCTGGTTCAACGACCAAATTTTCTTTACAACACTTATCTATTCAACAAAAAACCGAAATGGATTTTCAGGCTTCAAAAGAGTAAATTTTTGTTACAATGTCAAGACTAGAGAACTGACAAAAATTGATGGCATTGCAGTGGGTAATTATGATGTATGGCTTCATACCAACACTCTAGTTTCGTTGCCAAGTGCTCCAACATAG